In the Paenibacillus sp. FSL H7-0357 genome, one interval contains:
- a CDS encoding bifunctional metallophosphatase/5'-nucleotidase — protein sequence MFERADTSNILNIVIIATSDLHGNLWGYRYEDGVDTTNDGMARVASYVREIRQSGAEVILIDNGDVFQGNMLTDDVFNKRLDSVHPVSVALNAMGYSAMTLGNHEFNFGLALIEKFRRELEFPVLAANACYLNGELFAEPYTLVEVQGIKIAVIGLTNPNVPRWDGGKVDALRFGPMAETAQRIAASLRAEGKADIIMISAHAGMVAEFDEEGGSDAAEHIVRLVPEADVLLVGHMHITVKERTGDTVIGGPRDRGREVVRFDLTVELGGEGPRVVNREVSIVDMAGWEPDPDFRSLVSEAHEETLRFIEQGGGVSSTEMDGGVLGYATADFQPQDETSGVPAGRLRDTAVITLIQKAMLEASGADVAATSLFSDKADLKQGPLTYADVYRIYPFDNLLYVVTVTGKELKAYMEASATHFKQWQPGNSAISINPEVPSYLYDMFAGIDYQIDLSQPSGSRIINVMFKGKPLADTEQLQLAVNNYRYSSLLKASKLVSATKHWESACSIRDMLVSYIRDRKTLSPEVDDNWSIVGINRQSVSELSDKAK from the coding sequence ATGTTTGAACGGGCGGACACCAGTAATATATTGAATATCGTAATTATTGCCACCTCGGATCTTCACGGAAATCTGTGGGGCTATCGTTACGAAGACGGTGTGGATACAACAAATGACGGGATGGCCAGAGTCGCCTCCTATGTCCGGGAGATCAGACAGAGTGGAGCCGAGGTCATTCTGATTGATAATGGTGATGTGTTCCAAGGCAATATGCTGACTGATGATGTCTTCAATAAGCGGCTGGATAGTGTACATCCGGTCTCAGTGGCGCTGAATGCAATGGGATATTCGGCCATGACCTTGGGCAATCATGAATTTAACTTTGGTCTTGCCCTGATTGAGAAATTCAGGCGGGAGCTGGAATTTCCAGTGCTTGCTGCGAATGCCTGTTATCTCAATGGGGAACTGTTTGCAGAGCCTTATACGCTTGTTGAGGTACAAGGTATTAAGATTGCTGTTATCGGTCTGACTAACCCTAATGTCCCGCGCTGGGACGGTGGGAAGGTGGATGCTCTGCGCTTTGGCCCCATGGCTGAAACGGCACAGAGGATTGCAGCCTCACTGAGGGCTGAAGGTAAGGCTGACATTATTATGATCAGCGCGCATGCGGGAATGGTGGCGGAATTCGATGAAGAAGGCGGTTCGGATGCCGCTGAACACATTGTCCGGCTGGTTCCTGAGGCTGATGTGCTTCTGGTCGGTCATATGCACATTACGGTTAAAGAACGTACCGGCGATACCGTCATTGGAGGACCGCGCGACCGGGGGCGGGAAGTGGTACGCTTCGACCTTACGGTCGAGCTTGGCGGTGAAGGACCCCGGGTTGTGAACCGGGAAGTCTCGATTGTTGATATGGCCGGCTGGGAGCCGGACCCGGATTTCCGGAGTCTGGTCTCAGAAGCGCATGAAGAAACGCTTCGCTTCATCGAGCAGGGAGGTGGAGTATCCTCAACAGAAATGGACGGTGGCGTTCTGGGCTATGCAACAGCCGACTTCCAGCCACAGGATGAAACCAGTGGCGTACCAGCGGGAAGATTGCGGGATACAGCAGTCATTACATTGATTCAGAAGGCGATGCTTGAGGCCAGCGGTGCGGATGTTGCCGCCACGAGCCTTTTTTCGGACAAGGCGGATTTGAAGCAGGGCCCATTGACGTACGCTGATGTGTACCGCATTTATCCATTCGATAATTTGCTGTACGTTGTCACTGTAACCGGCAAAGAGCTTAAAGCTTATATGGAAGCCTCAGCAACGCATTTCAAACAGTGGCAGCCAGGTAACTCTGCGATTAGTATCAACCCCGAGGTGCCGAGTTATCTCTATGATATGTTCGCCGGTATCGATTATCAGATCGACCTGTCGCAACCCTCCGGTAGCCGGATCATAAATGTGATGTTCAAAGGCAAACCGCTTGCCGATACCGAACAGCTGCAGCTTGCGGTCAACAATTATCGCTACAGCAGCTTATTGAAGGCGTCCAAATTGGTTAGCGCGACAAAACATTGGGAATCGGCATGCAGCATCCGTGATATGCTTGTAAGCTACATCCGGGATCGTAAGACGTTATCACCGGAAGTTGATGACAACTGGTCCATTGTTGGGATCAACCGGCAGAGTGTTTCTGAACTTAGTGATAAGGCTAAATAA
- a CDS encoding carbohydrate ABC transporter permease yields the protein MLNKTKNTAIYILMIIIAVLQLFPLYWLVVSAFKDNSEIIGGAVWALPTKWRLDNFTEAWVSAKVSQYFFNSVTVTLVTLFFVLLFASMMAYALTRMKFKYNGVILFVLLMGVMVPIHATLIPLFMILKNLGILSSRLSIILPYIAVNLPIGVYMLSAFLRTMPKELEEAAFMDGCGVVKSFFKVVLPLLKPPLASVAIFVFLAVWNELLMAATFIQKQELRTLPLGLMNFSGQYSISWGPLAAAMVISTLPILLAYVLFSDQMEKSFTAGAILK from the coding sequence ATGCTCAATAAAACGAAAAATACAGCCATTTACATACTGATGATCATCATCGCCGTCCTCCAGTTGTTCCCGCTCTACTGGCTTGTGGTAAGTGCGTTTAAGGATAACTCGGAGATTATTGGCGGAGCGGTCTGGGCGTTGCCCACCAAATGGCGTTTAGACAATTTTACAGAGGCTTGGGTAAGCGCTAAAGTCAGCCAATACTTTTTCAACAGTGTGACCGTCACGCTGGTTACACTCTTTTTTGTGCTTCTGTTTGCTTCAATGATGGCGTATGCTTTGACACGCATGAAATTCAAATATAACGGTGTGATTTTGTTCGTTCTATTGATGGGCGTCATGGTTCCAATTCACGCTACGCTAATCCCGCTCTTTATGATACTGAAGAATCTTGGCATTCTCAGTTCGAGATTATCGATTATTTTGCCGTATATTGCTGTGAATTTGCCTATTGGCGTATACATGCTGTCGGCTTTTCTGCGGACCATGCCGAAGGAACTGGAGGAAGCTGCGTTTATGGACGGCTGCGGAGTCGTTAAATCCTTCTTCAAAGTTGTGCTACCCTTGCTGAAGCCACCGCTCGCTTCGGTAGCGATCTTCGTGTTTTTAGCCGTATGGAATGAGCTCCTCATGGCTGCGACCTTTATTCAAAAGCAAGAGCTGCGGACGTTGCCGCTGGGCCTGATGAATTTCAGCGGTCAATACAGCATTAGCTGGGGACCGCTCGCAGCAGCCATGGTCATATCGACCCTTCCCATTCTACTGGCCTACGTGCTGTTCAGTGACCAGATGGAGAAGAGTTTTACCGCAGGTGCAATTCTGAAGTAA
- a CDS encoding carbohydrate ABC transporter permease codes for MEKALSNKKILALFLLPGLIVFLIFYFVPILITAYYSLQDWDGINPMTFIGLDNYIEMFTVDKSFWQAVWNSFAFLLVGVFIQLPISFALAMLVSRKMKGRKWFRNIYFFPVVMSTTMVSLLWVKIYDPNIGMLNTLMDAMGLGSWTQAWLGDTKTALLSVLIVTTWHYVGYNMLILFAGMQGIPEQYYEAAKLDGATGWKAVRYITFPLLSDVLRICIVLNVIYALKTFESVYVMTNGGPLDSTTVIALKMFQEAFLKQNFGYGSALAVFMVLECLIIAWVINKLLTQEKIEY; via the coding sequence ATGGAAAAAGCGCTCTCTAATAAAAAAATATTAGCTTTGTTTTTATTGCCCGGATTAATCGTGTTTCTGATCTTCTATTTTGTGCCTATTTTGATTACAGCCTATTACAGTCTCCAAGATTGGGACGGCATCAATCCCATGACCTTCATTGGACTAGACAACTACATTGAGATGTTTACGGTTGATAAAAGCTTTTGGCAGGCGGTATGGAACAGCTTCGCCTTTTTGCTTGTAGGTGTGTTTATCCAGTTGCCGATTTCGTTTGCCTTGGCGATGCTGGTCTCCCGAAAAATGAAGGGGCGTAAATGGTTCCGCAATATTTACTTTTTCCCTGTAGTGATGTCAACAACAATGGTGAGCCTGCTATGGGTCAAAATCTATGATCCGAACATCGGCATGCTGAACACGTTGATGGATGCCATGGGACTGGGCAGTTGGACACAAGCGTGGCTTGGGGACACTAAGACGGCACTACTGTCCGTATTAATCGTAACCACTTGGCATTACGTTGGTTACAATATGCTGATCCTGTTCGCCGGAATGCAAGGTATCCCGGAACAGTATTATGAAGCAGCGAAGCTGGACGGAGCGACAGGCTGGAAAGCGGTACGTTACATCACCTTTCCTTTATTATCCGATGTGTTGCGGATCTGTATCGTCCTGAACGTTATATATGCACTGAAAACATTCGAAAGTGTGTATGTGATGACTAACGGAGGACCGCTTGATTCAACAACTGTGATTGCGCTAAAAATGTTCCAGGAAGCGTTCCTGAAGCAGAATTTCGGTTACGGCAGCGCGCTTGCTGTATTTATGGTGCTGGAATGTCTCATTATTGCCTGGGTGATTAATAAGTTGTTGACCCAGGAGAAAATTGAATATTAA
- a CDS encoding ABC transporter substrate-binding protein, with the protein MFGKKFGVIAASVALVSVVLTSCGGAEVNNGGTQNKEATAADSKKSITLWIFDADPMYQATAEATAAEIGAELNYEYIQDETYKTKLSVALAANELPDVFQQHAGKSYRTPVLQSKTVAPVNDTLDSTGLGSQFLDNQLVTEEDGNIYSVPSNISTTLVLYYNKKLMGELGASAPTTWDELQALIKTANDEGVIPIALGGKERWQADLLYNMLVAREDVNAFDEAIKGQAKFTDAPFVDAANQVVTLVNSNAFQKGFLGSAYLDAQELFKNDKALMWIDGSFNFTSLSTAMGDNLGYIAFPKTGAEEIHSSTIGFQNAEAPYSLFVNNSSKNVDAAKEFAIRMSLKLNDEFVRKGLPGYAKSDVKSESQNEQLSAYATDIGKTTKTQAMWFGLLSADAGQEYRDLTQQLYGGVLTAEQFTTELETLLRKAE; encoded by the coding sequence ATGTTTGGTAAAAAGTTTGGGGTTATTGCAGCATCCGTCGCGCTTGTTAGTGTAGTGCTTACTTCTTGTGGAGGTGCGGAAGTAAACAATGGAGGGACTCAGAACAAGGAAGCGACAGCAGCGGATAGTAAGAAATCTATCACGTTATGGATATTCGATGCAGATCCGATGTACCAAGCAACTGCCGAAGCTACCGCAGCGGAAATTGGCGCTGAACTGAATTATGAATACATACAAGATGAGACATACAAAACTAAACTAAGTGTTGCGCTTGCCGCAAATGAACTTCCGGATGTTTTCCAACAGCATGCCGGAAAGTCATACCGGACCCCTGTTCTGCAGTCGAAGACAGTTGCTCCAGTGAACGATACACTGGATTCCACGGGACTAGGCTCGCAATTTCTGGACAATCAGTTGGTAACAGAGGAAGATGGCAACATCTATTCTGTTCCTTCCAACATCAGTACAACACTGGTTCTTTATTATAACAAAAAGCTGATGGGCGAGCTTGGCGCTTCTGCTCCAACAACGTGGGATGAGCTTCAGGCATTGATTAAAACCGCAAACGATGAAGGTGTGATCCCAATCGCACTCGGCGGAAAAGAAAGATGGCAGGCAGATCTGCTCTACAACATGCTTGTAGCGCGTGAGGACGTTAATGCCTTCGATGAGGCGATTAAAGGACAAGCTAAATTCACAGACGCACCATTTGTTGATGCAGCGAATCAGGTGGTAACATTGGTGAACTCAAATGCCTTCCAAAAGGGTTTCCTCGGCTCCGCCTACCTGGATGCACAAGAACTGTTTAAGAATGATAAAGCCTTGATGTGGATCGACGGCAGTTTTAACTTCACTTCTCTGTCGACTGCAATGGGCGACAATTTGGGGTATATCGCATTTCCGAAAACAGGTGCAGAAGAGATCCACAGTTCAACAATCGGTTTCCAGAATGCTGAGGCGCCTTACTCATTGTTTGTCAACAACAGCTCCAAAAATGTGGATGCAGCCAAAGAATTTGCCATTCGCATGTCTTTGAAGCTCAATGACGAATTTGTTAGAAAAGGTCTGCCCGGATATGCCAAAAGCGACGTTAAGTCTGAATCACAGAATGAGCAGCTTTCAGCTTACGCTACAGATATCGGTAAAACCACTAAAACGCAGGCGATGTGGTTCGGTCTGCTTTCAGCAGATGCAGGTCAGGAATATCGTGATCTGACACAGCAGCTATATGGTGGCGTGTTGACAGCTGAGCAGTTCACAACTGAACTGGAAACCTTGCTTCGCAAGGCAGAGTAA
- a CDS encoding response regulator transcription factor, with protein sequence MNTAPVARVLIVDDEYYFRQLLIHLIDWTSAGFEVVAEAEEGSAALKIMEEQAIDLIITDIEMPNMNGLDFVKAVRALDSAAKLIFITSYDNFTYAQKAISLGADHYLLKPIDEEAVEQALITIRTQLTEKWEAERYINRLKKEAGYVQEPEAGQSTEEGRRQGSGKRLVRKAVDHVTAHYADDSLSLQSTASVLFVNPSYLSHMFKKETSESFVEYVTHVRLGKAMELLRQGAAADESLAPKVATIAHQVGYRDPFYFSKCFKKKYGITPNKVYEGSNVERD encoded by the coding sequence ATGAATACAGCGCCGGTAGCCCGCGTCCTGATTGTGGATGACGAATATTATTTCAGGCAGCTTTTGATCCATTTGATTGATTGGACTTCTGCCGGTTTTGAGGTGGTCGCAGAGGCTGAAGAGGGTTCGGCAGCCTTGAAGATTATGGAGGAACAAGCGATTGATCTCATCATTACAGATATTGAAATGCCGAATATGAATGGGCTCGACTTTGTAAAGGCCGTCCGCGCCCTCGACTCAGCTGCAAAGCTGATTTTCATCACAAGCTACGACAACTTTACTTATGCACAGAAGGCCATTTCGCTCGGAGCGGATCATTATTTGTTGAAGCCTATTGATGAGGAAGCGGTTGAACAAGCACTTATAACTATCCGTACGCAATTGACTGAGAAATGGGAAGCAGAGCGTTATATTAATCGTTTGAAAAAAGAAGCGGGTTATGTACAAGAACCGGAAGCAGGGCAGTCAACTGAGGAGGGAAGGCGTCAGGGCAGCGGTAAACGGCTGGTTCGCAAAGCGGTTGATCATGTGACTGCACATTATGCCGATGACAGCCTGTCGCTTCAGAGTACAGCGAGTGTCCTCTTCGTGAATCCGAGCTATTTAAGTCACATGTTCAAGAAGGAGACAAGTGAGTCTTTTGTGGAATATGTGACCCATGTCCGCCTTGGCAAAGCTATGGAGCTGTTGCGCCAAGGGGCTGCTGCGGATGAATCCTTGGCTCCAAAGGTAGCGACGATAGCACATCAGGTCGGCTATAGAGATCCGTTCTACTTTAGCAAATGCTTCAAGAAGAAGTACGGAATTACCCCAAATAAGGTATACGAGGGGTCCAATGTAGAGAGAGATTGA
- a CDS encoding cache domain-containing sensor histidine kinase — protein MPLRQKILISNILIVSLALVIFIISIHRIVFNQTLERTSASSQQEVKLIKQSMETVFQSVQNFSKFALINQDTQKVLSRDTVASDDVSALKSIHNTLAAMLETEPNIDSVIIESLSGELYYTSNLTGVTLQSLGIYPKEAIDAAKGGAVWGDTLQPSFLSGMKKKNLISVCRVIMSMEKGTPLGYIYVNIDERTLARMYHNEHSNQNPTLVINQDGIIVSANEASLVSQAIQDDSLAKWAKSAVEGSRTEQVDGMRYLVSLQSLDPYGLKVVHLVTTSELTYGYWKIALLMVGFGLISMLSAAFLSFVFSRLLTRPLSQLSEVIVEVGAGNFDVRASAETQDEIGRLGATFNEMVEHIQGLMLRIEDEEKTKRLLELRLLYSQIKPHFLYNTLDTIRAMAVMTNAKEISSILKALGEFYRISLSNGQELIAAAQEKKHLESYLYIQQIRFKKLAYRISFEPGIESCQVPTMLLQPLVENAIHHGIRGMPDGGLCEIIGYTERTGEQSNLCFIVRDNGKGMSEEEMRLIWLDNGEEEVYSFGLKNIQDRIQLRFGESYGIVLTSEPGNGVEVQVRLPLILKTSGQEEGTARL, from the coding sequence ATGCCGCTGCGGCAAAAGATTCTAATCAGCAACATTCTTATCGTATCGCTGGCCCTGGTAATCTTTATAATAAGCATTCATAGAATTGTCTTTAATCAGACCTTGGAAAGGACTTCAGCAAGCTCGCAGCAAGAAGTGAAACTGATAAAACAATCTATGGAGACCGTGTTTCAATCTGTTCAGAACTTCTCGAAATTCGCTTTGATAAATCAGGATACACAGAAGGTGCTCAGTAGAGATACCGTAGCAAGCGATGACGTTTCTGCTCTGAAATCAATACATAATACGCTGGCTGCGATGCTGGAGACCGAGCCGAATATTGATTCCGTTATTATCGAATCCTTAAGCGGTGAACTCTATTATACCTCCAATTTGACCGGTGTTACTTTGCAGAGTCTCGGCATTTATCCCAAAGAAGCGATTGATGCTGCAAAAGGTGGAGCGGTCTGGGGAGATACGCTGCAGCCATCATTTCTGTCCGGTATGAAGAAGAAGAATTTGATTAGTGTGTGCAGAGTTATTATGAGCATGGAGAAGGGGACTCCGCTTGGTTATATTTATGTGAATATTGACGAGCGGACACTCGCCCGAATGTACCATAATGAACATTCTAATCAGAATCCTACTTTGGTCATTAACCAGGACGGAATAATTGTATCCGCGAATGAAGCTTCACTGGTCAGCCAGGCGATTCAAGATGACTCTCTTGCCAAATGGGCGAAGTCAGCAGTTGAAGGGAGCAGGACCGAGCAAGTCGATGGAATGCGTTATTTAGTGTCCTTACAAAGCCTTGATCCCTATGGCTTGAAGGTTGTCCATCTTGTTACCACTTCGGAGTTGACCTATGGGTATTGGAAAATCGCATTATTAATGGTCGGCTTCGGACTGATCAGCATGCTCTCGGCAGCGTTTTTGTCCTTTGTGTTCTCGCGGCTTCTAACTCGGCCCCTTAGCCAGCTCAGTGAGGTGATTGTTGAAGTAGGTGCCGGGAACTTTGATGTACGTGCATCCGCCGAAACGCAAGATGAAATTGGCAGGCTGGGTGCGACATTTAATGAAATGGTGGAGCATATTCAGGGGTTGATGCTAAGAATTGAAGATGAAGAGAAGACGAAGCGGCTGCTGGAGCTAAGGCTGCTGTATTCGCAGATCAAACCACATTTTTTGTATAATACGCTGGACACGATACGTGCGATGGCTGTGATGACGAATGCTAAAGAAATAAGCAGTATCCTGAAGGCGCTTGGCGAATTCTACCGGATTTCACTTAGCAATGGACAGGAGCTAATTGCTGCTGCACAGGAAAAAAAACATCTGGAAAGCTATTTATACATTCAGCAAATCCGCTTTAAAAAGCTGGCTTACCGGATTTCGTTTGAACCGGGAATAGAGTCCTGCCAAGTGCCTACGATGCTGCTGCAGCCTCTTGTCGAGAATGCGATCCACCATGGAATCAGAGGGATGCCTGACGGAGGACTGTGTGAAATTATAGGCTATACGGAAAGGACGGGCGAGCAGAGCAATCTCTGCTTTATTGTACGTGACAACGGTAAAGGCATGAGTGAAGAGGAAATGCGGCTTATTTGGTTGGACAATGGCGAAGAAGAGGTATACAGCTTCGGACTTAAAAATATTCAGGACCGGATTCAACTGAGGTTCGGTGAATCTTATGGCATCGTCCTGACATCTGAACCAGGCAATGGAGTGGAAGTGCAGGTACGCTTGCCGCTGATCTTGAAAACGAGCGGACAGGAGGAGGGGACAGCTAGACTATGA
- a CDS encoding DODA-type extradiol aromatic ring-opening family dioxygenase, translating into MMPSYFFAHGAPSIVLEDNEYTKLLKQFKDHTPKPKAIVLFSAHWEEAVQTVGAAATYEIIYDFGGFQDELYQMTYPAQSDRSSVEQIQNLFTKHGVENTRNETRGLDHGAWAVLKLLYPDADIPVIALSVNRYLSNEQQYQIGKALAELREQDVLIIGSGGTVHNLSALNWRSEEVDEWAEQFDNWIQSKLELWDTEALFQYRELAPYAQEAVPTSEHFIPLLLAMGTGDANRNAKLLHRSYQYGNLSLSCWQFN; encoded by the coding sequence ATGATGCCATCCTATTTTTTTGCACATGGCGCACCATCAATCGTGCTAGAGGATAACGAATATACAAAGCTGCTTAAACAATTTAAAGACCACACGCCAAAGCCGAAAGCAATTGTTCTCTTCTCCGCTCATTGGGAGGAGGCGGTACAGACGGTTGGCGCTGCTGCAACATATGAGATCATTTATGATTTTGGCGGGTTCCAGGATGAGCTGTACCAGATGACTTATCCGGCCCAAAGTGACCGTTCGTCAGTAGAGCAGATTCAAAACCTGTTTACCAAGCATGGGGTTGAGAATACCCGAAATGAAACAAGAGGTCTGGATCACGGGGCATGGGCCGTTTTAAAGCTGCTATATCCGGATGCGGATATCCCTGTCATAGCGCTATCTGTAAATCGTTATCTGTCTAATGAGCAGCAGTATCAAATTGGGAAGGCATTGGCGGAGCTTCGCGAGCAGGATGTGCTTATCATCGGAAGCGGTGGAACCGTTCATAATTTAAGTGCATTGAACTGGCGGTCCGAGGAGGTTGACGAGTGGGCGGAACAATTCGACAACTGGATTCAAAGTAAACTGGAGCTATGGGATACGGAAGCCCTGTTCCAATACCGCGAGCTCGCTCCTTACGCCCAAGAGGCCGTACCAACCAGTGAACACTTCATTCCGCTTCTTCTCGCGATGGGGACGGGTGACGCTAACCGTAATGCGAAACTTCTTCACCGAAGCTACCAGTACGGTAACCTAAGCTTAAGTTGCTGGCAATTCAATTAA
- a CDS encoding alpha/beta hydrolase — protein MNPIYQYDVHLPVNLEQGKTYPTIFTLHGKGSNEQNMFGLVAPLAQDFIIIGIRGNLPLGAGYHYYELKSLGNPIREMFDQAVKDLEAFIHYATEKYPIDPDKRYLLGFSQGAILSMTLALTMGEQLKGIVALNGYIPEFVKTEYSLRSVKDVSIFVSHGEYDSVFPVRIGHETSAYLKDQTERITFKLYPTDHGVSEENQLDFLKWLKKDAESNINKE, from the coding sequence ATGAATCCTATTTATCAATATGACGTTCACTTACCGGTTAATCTGGAGCAGGGGAAGACATATCCGACGATTTTTACATTGCACGGCAAAGGATCGAATGAACAAAATATGTTCGGTTTGGTCGCTCCATTAGCTCAAGATTTCATCATCATTGGGATTCGCGGTAATTTGCCGCTTGGTGCGGGATACCATTATTACGAGTTGAAGAGTCTGGGAAACCCGATTCGGGAAATGTTTGACCAAGCGGTTAAAGATCTCGAAGCTTTCATTCATTATGCGACGGAGAAGTATCCGATCGATCCTGACAAACGTTATTTGCTCGGTTTTAGCCAAGGTGCAATCCTGTCTATGACGCTTGCGCTCACGATGGGAGAACAGTTAAAGGGAATCGTAGCACTCAACGGATATATTCCTGAATTTGTGAAAACGGAGTATTCACTTCGAAGTGTTAAGGATGTTTCCATATTTGTCTCGCATGGAGAATATGATTCCGTGTTCCCGGTTCGTATTGGGCACGAGACATCTGCCTATTTAAAAGACCAAACGGAGCGCATAACTTTCAAATTATATCCGACCGATCATGGCGTATCTGAAGAGAACCAGCTGGATTTTCTGAAGTGGCTTAAGAAGGATGCCGAATCAAATATAAATAAGGAGTGA
- a CDS encoding DoxX family protein: MNRTTVVSIIMRVVLGIIFVFHAVDKFQMGLGNVEAWFSSLGVPGFVAYVVAVIELVGGIMLILGLFTRYVSGLFVIVLIGAIMTAKLSVGLLGNGQMAGYELDLGFILISLYLVVAERTPLSVDHFIMSKRSR; encoded by the coding sequence ATGAATAGAACAACTGTTGTTTCCATTATTATGCGTGTGGTGCTGGGCATCATCTTTGTATTTCATGCTGTAGATAAGTTTCAAATGGGCCTTGGCAATGTAGAAGCATGGTTTAGCTCACTGGGGGTTCCGGGATTTGTAGCTTATGTTGTTGCGGTGATTGAGCTTGTCGGCGGTATTATGCTTATCCTGGGATTATTTACTCGTTATGTATCAGGATTGTTTGTGATTGTGCTCATCGGGGCCATTATGACGGCCAAATTATCAGTGGGATTACTAGGTAATGGTCAGATGGCCGGGTATGAGCTGGACCTTGGATTCATATTGATCTCGTTGTATCTGGTTGTTGCTGAACGAACACCGCTATCTGTTGACCATTTTATTATGAGCAAGCGCAGTAGATAA
- a CDS encoding helix-turn-helix domain-containing protein, which produces MDIGSTIRAIRKRKNITIAQICEMTGLSQGFMSQVETNKTSPSISTLENIAHALKVPLAYLLLKKEERMRIVRKDERTITTSGSEHLKVEHLSSTKNVRMMIVEFPPGTMIGDAPHAHEGEEVHVVIKGSIYAEQGEDGAEFGEGDSFSWNACTPHLVRNIGEDTAIVLISIYTENENGQDLI; this is translated from the coding sequence ATGGATATTGGCTCTACTATACGAGCAATCCGGAAACGAAAAAATATCACTATCGCTCAAATATGCGAAATGACCGGCCTGTCCCAAGGTTTTATGAGTCAGGTTGAAACAAATAAGACTTCACCGTCCATTTCAACGCTGGAAAATATAGCCCACGCCTTAAAGGTACCGCTAGCCTATTTGCTTTTAAAGAAGGAAGAACGAATGCGAATTGTCCGGAAAGACGAACGGACCATCACAACTAGCGGTTCAGAACATCTAAAAGTGGAACACTTGAGTTCCACAAAGAACGTACGGATGATGATCGTAGAATTTCCTCCGGGTACAATGATTGGAGATGCCCCCCATGCGCATGAAGGCGAGGAGGTACATGTGGTCATAAAAGGGAGTATATACGCGGAACAAGGGGAAGATGGGGCTGAATTTGGTGAAGGGGATTCCTTTAGTTGGAATGCTTGTACGCCCCATTTAGTAAGAAATATTGGTGAAGATACAGCAATCGTGCTAATCTCCATCTATACAGAGAACGAGAACGGACAGGACCTCATCTAA
- a CDS encoding MerR family transcriptional regulator produces the protein MITEQTFTIKQTAELTGLSEDTIRYYEKINLLPQADRKDNGHRVYHQKNINTIRLIVCLKKTGISLEAMKPFLKVSADADPAEHLELVEELRSQRDNIVSQISSLQQIVDFIDIKLEEGRPRGECSDQTPDGVQEEFKETKTKPISVVEMSYFSASAKTGKLPNAIK, from the coding sequence ATGATAACCGAGCAAACGTTCACGATAAAGCAAACTGCGGAGCTAACTGGACTTTCTGAGGACACGATCCGTTATTACGAAAAGATTAATTTGCTCCCTCAGGCGGACAGGAAGGACAATGGGCATCGAGTCTACCACCAGAAGAACATCAACACGATCCGGTTGATAGTCTGTCTGAAAAAAACGGGGATTTCCCTGGAGGCAATGAAGCCATTTTTGAAGGTATCCGCTGACGCTGATCCCGCCGAACATCTGGAATTGGTTGAGGAATTAAGGAGCCAACGCGATAATATTGTCAGCCAAATCTCATCGCTTCAGCAAATCGTTGATTTCATTGACATAAAGTTAGAAGAAGGGCGACCTCGAGGGGAATGCTCAGATCAAACTCCAGACGGCGTTCAAGAAGAATTCAAGGAGACAAAAACAAAGCCCATTTCCGTCGTAGAGATGAGTTATTTTTCCGCATCTGCGAAAACGGGCAAGTTACCAAATGCGATTAAATAA